ATCAATCACGTGCACCGGGATTCCATCAAAGGTATGATGGGTGCCCTCAGATCTGAACGGATAGATTTTAATTTGCAAGTAAACGATAATTCGATTGTCGGAATGTACCACAGAGAGAACGACCGCAGCTTTTTTGAGAAATATTATTTCGGATTCAATCAAAAGGTGGAAACCCATTTCGGTTTTTGGTTTCCGAATATTTCCAAACTGGATATCCGATTCAGGAATCGCCACATGGTTATCTACGAACATTTTTACCAGATAGATGAAGATAACGTGATGATGTGTCAGATTACATTATGGAAAAATATATTGGGATTTCTTCCGCTGTATATCGCCAAAAAGTTTATGCTCCGCAAGTCTGTGAATATTGTGAGGGAGGATATCGAATTTCTGGAAAATAATAAACGAATCAAGGCTGTTACAGGGAAGAGCGACCTGCTCATCAAGTCGGATGAGGTAACCTTTGAATTTATGAAATTGTGGAAACGAAAAACAAATAGTTAGCGTCATTGCGAGGAACGAAGCAATCTCTCTGTTGAGCAGATTACTTCGCTTCATTGCATTACGCCCGTAATGACGAATAAGATGAAAAACTGGTTACGCAAAAAGATAAAATCCAAACTAAAGAATTACAAAGTCGCTGTCAATACGGTTGATGAGAGTTTACCGGTAAAGCTTGCTGTAAAAAAGAAAGCAGCCATTGTTGGTGCAGGAATTGCCGGACTGAGTGCTGCCGCTAATTTAGCGGAGCGCGGATTTGAAGTGACCCTGTTTGAAAAGAATGCTTATCTAGGCGGGAAAGTAGGTTCCTGGTCATTTGAAAGCAACGGAGAAACGTTGCAGACGGAACATGGCTTTCATGCCTTTTTCCGTCAGTATTATAACCTGCGGAATTTCATGAAAAAAATAGATGTCTTCAAGCATCTGATTCCTATTGACGATTATGTGATTCTGTATCAGGATGGAAAACAGCAGGGATTTGCCGGTATCGACAATACACCGGGATTAAATATTTTTGACTTGCGTAAAAAAGGGGTTTTAAACTTCCGGACATTTATTAATCCGATGTCGATGTCTTTCTTAAAATTGCTGCGCTATCATCCCGTTAAAACATTTGAAAAATATGACGGGGTAAGTTTTGAGCAGTTCGCCCAACAAACCGCCATGCCCGGGCACATGCGGTTGGTGTTTAACAGTTTCGCCAGGGCCTTCTTTGCCGAACCGCATAAAATGAGTCTGGCAGAACTGATTAAGGGATTTCATTTTTATTTTTTAAGCAACGATGACGGCCTGATTTACGACGTGCTGGACGATGATTTCGAACATACATTTTTGAAGCCGGTTGAGGACTTTATTTTACAGCATAATGGAAAAATACTTCGAAACGCAGCCGTTGAAAAAATTGAATACACAAATGATAGGTTTGTCGTGAATGATGAAACATTTGATTATTGCATTTTAAGCCTGGATATAAAACATTTAAAGCCTCTGATTCAAAAATCCATAGGTTTGGAAAATGGCATTTCCCTTCAAAAAAGCATCAGTGAAATAAAATGTACGGACCGATATGCCGTTCTTAGGGTATGGACGGATCGGTTTGAAGAGAACAAAAGCTATCCTTATTTCCTATTTACAGACAGGTTGAAATGTCTGGACAGCGTCACCTTCTATCACAAGATGGAAAAGGAATCCATGGCGTGGAGCAATAAGAATAACGGCGGGATTTTTGAACTGCACTCTTATTCATTGCCGGATGATTTAATCGATGATGAAGCCATTCAACTGCAGTTGCTGCAGGAATTCTATCATTACTTTCCGGAATTAAGAGGCATGAAAATCCGCCATGAATATTTTCAGCACCGCGATGATTTTCCGGCGTTTCATTTGAATCAATATAAAAACAGGCCTTCCGTTAAAACAGAAATACCTAATCTGTTTTTCGCCGGTGATTGGGTGAAACTGCCAGTTCCTTCGATGTTGATGGAAGCTGCCTACACCAGCGGCGCCATGGCTGCAAATTATATTCTCACTCAAGAAAAACTTCAGGAGAATCAGTTGGAGAGTGTATATGGATATGGTATGTTGACGATGTGACGGTTCTTCAATACATTTATGAGAATTTATGGACATGGATATGGTATATGAACAAAGTGCCCTGCAGATCAAAAAGCTGGAAGATGAACTAAAGCGCTTAAATGTTTGGTCATCCGAACCCATTGCACCTGAAAAGTTGGTGAACATGGGTGCATTCGGCTCTCACACCATGGCATTTACGGAGTGGCTGCAGTTTGTACTGATTCCAAGAGTACAGGCCATAATAGACGAGAAAGGTCAGTTTCCCGCCACCAGTAATGTATCTGTCTTTGCATTCCGGGAATTCGATGGCTGGCCGGAGGCGGAACAGTTGCTTAAAATAGTAAGTGATTTTGACGCGCTGTTTAATTAATTATTTTTGAGAAACAATCCATCTTTACTTCGTATCCCAGGTTTCAATAAATTGGATTACTACTTTCTTCATTGCTTCCAGCGCCTCCGGATGGATGCAATCCACTTTGTCCAGCCGGGTATGATAGGCGGGGTCCAGGCTTTGGGAATCCATGCCTATGATGCATACAGCCGGCAATCCCAGCATGTGAAAGGCAGACGCGTCAGAGGCTCCCACGCCAAGCGGTAATTTTTTATAGGCAACATTAGTTGCCAAGAAGGCATCCTCCACCAACTGCACATGCTCCTTTTTATAAAACGCGAGCGTGTTTACTTCAGACGATGCAACGGTCAGGTGTTCCAGATCTTTTATTGTATCGATATTAA
This genomic interval from Sphingobacteriales bacterium contains the following:
- a CDS encoding aromatic ring-hydroxylating dioxygenase subunit alpha; the protein is MIVNQWYLACLLEELEQQNPLRKKICGEEIVIFRTESGKVSVVEDRCCHRNVQLSLGYVQGENIKCGYHGWEYNCEGKCVRIPSLPDEERIPPAARVKRYSTEIRYRSVWVWIGDDNKKDLSLIPPMPEMEVYPMVYNYHVINADLQLVAESLFDAHHINHVHRDSIKGMMGALRSERIDFNLQVNDNSIVGMYHRENDRSFFEKYYFGFNQKVETHFGFWFPNISKLDIRFRNRHMVIYEHFYQIDEDNVMMCQITLWKNILGFLPLYIAKKFMLRKSVNIVREDIEFLENNKRIKAVTGKSDLLIKSDEVTFEFMKLWKRKTNS
- a CDS encoding FAD-dependent oxidoreductase, coding for MKNWLRKKIKSKLKNYKVAVNTVDESLPVKLAVKKKAAIVGAGIAGLSAAANLAERGFEVTLFEKNAYLGGKVGSWSFESNGETLQTEHGFHAFFRQYYNLRNFMKKIDVFKHLIPIDDYVILYQDGKQQGFAGIDNTPGLNIFDLRKKGVLNFRTFINPMSMSFLKLLRYHPVKTFEKYDGVSFEQFAQQTAMPGHMRLVFNSFARAFFAEPHKMSLAELIKGFHFYFLSNDDGLIYDVLDDDFEHTFLKPVEDFILQHNGKILRNAAVEKIEYTNDRFVVNDETFDYCILSLDIKHLKPLIQKSIGLENGISLQKSISEIKCTDRYAVLRVWTDRFEENKSYPYFLFTDRLKCLDSVTFYHKMEKESMAWSNKNNGGIFELHSYSLPDDLIDDEAIQLQLLQEFYHYFPELRGMKIRHEYFQHRDDFPAFHLNQYKNRPSVKTEIPNLFFAGDWVKLPVPSMLMEAAYTSGAMAANYILTQEKLQENQLESVYGYGMLTM
- a CDS encoding YqcC family protein is translated as MDMVYEQSALQIKKLEDELKRLNVWSSEPIAPEKLVNMGAFGSHTMAFTEWLQFVLIPRVQAIIDEKGQFPATSNVSVFAFREFDGWPEAEQLLKIVSDFDALFN